The following proteins are co-located in the Legionella busanensis genome:
- a CDS encoding alkaline phosphatase family protein has protein sequence MKKIWIFFLSFICCLSAASFAANTLLKTNVVHTTVQRIPIPVKVTVKNENWVETISICNTTSNPIPLNDIEFNFNYAVTMPTNIWGQPWAAWHVQSQTGSQVVLLGGTPYTPALQPDPNCINPLTIQFSASPDTPAPTGPFVFKASGTPSTENGKLNITMPPIPETGLTNPQVTLTGMGQTLTRTVAWGTIWDISNLVAGSYTVTSSNVGNGQHTYQANPINTTVKANETTEVAVKYTLTTTNTGNLTLTIPTLPVDGLNNPTITVQGMGKTLNQTVTWGTQWKLTNLAVGDYTVTSSTVTNDTDTYQADPISITVMPNQTAQAAIKYTIISAGTANLSINMLDAPEAGLSNPIITIEGMGKTFNKTLAWGTKWDLTQLAIGTYKVTSSTVSNGTHIYQAIPVNVTLCATNPARVTMIYTMGSTNTGNLTINLPSTPETGLINPQLTVKGAGQTFNQTVAWGNSWQLTKLGVGDYTITSSTLNNGTHTYQANPINTSVSATSTTPLKLVYKPVNTNRPSSWTNIKHVVIIVFENENSGNVLNQPFFKSLTTRGAHLEQYSALTHPSQPNYLALISGSTFSVTDDSIHNINAKHLGNLLNAKGLSWKSYAEAYPDNCFQGSKSGTYYRKHEPFINFINVQNSPDECAKIVPGEQFFSDLAADRLPTYSLYVPDINNDGHDTGIAFADKYFSKTFGPILNNANIMSNTLFIITFDEDDGSAGNKIYTTFVGAGVKPGATSTVKYTHYSTLKTIEDIFQLGTLGVNDQSAAEILDIWEF, from the coding sequence GTGAAAAAGATATGGATATTCTTTTTAAGTTTTATTTGTTGTTTATCTGCTGCATCATTTGCTGCGAACACTCTCTTAAAAACTAACGTGGTTCATACTACCGTACAACGCATACCTATACCTGTTAAAGTAACCGTTAAAAATGAAAATTGGGTCGAAACCATTTCAATTTGCAACACAACTTCAAATCCTATTCCCTTAAATGATATTGAATTTAATTTTAATTATGCTGTGACAATGCCAACCAATATATGGGGACAACCTTGGGCAGCATGGCATGTACAAAGCCAAACTGGTAGTCAGGTTGTGTTATTAGGTGGAACACCTTATACGCCTGCTTTACAGCCCGATCCAAATTGTATTAACCCATTAACTATACAATTTAGTGCTTCCCCTGATACACCTGCGCCAACAGGACCTTTTGTTTTCAAAGCATCGGGTACACCATCAACTGAAAACGGTAAATTAAACATCACTATGCCACCCATACCAGAAACTGGATTAACCAATCCTCAGGTTACACTTACAGGCATGGGACAAACATTAACGCGTACTGTTGCTTGGGGAACAATATGGGATATTAGTAATTTAGTTGCGGGTTCATACACTGTTACTTCCTCTAATGTAGGTAACGGGCAACATACTTATCAAGCCAATCCCATCAATACAACTGTAAAAGCTAATGAAACGACAGAAGTAGCGGTAAAATATACACTGACAACTACCAATACAGGCAATTTGACATTAACTATACCGACCTTGCCTGTTGATGGCCTAAATAATCCTACTATAACTGTTCAAGGAATGGGAAAAACTCTCAATCAAACTGTCACTTGGGGTACACAGTGGAAGCTCACTAATCTCGCTGTAGGTGATTACACAGTGACTTCTTCTACCGTTACAAATGATACTGATACCTATCAAGCTGATCCAATATCTATTACGGTTATGCCTAATCAAACAGCTCAGGCTGCAATAAAATATACAATTATTTCTGCTGGCACAGCTAATCTTAGTATTAATATGCTTGATGCACCAGAAGCAGGATTAAGTAATCCGATAATAACTATTGAAGGCATGGGAAAAACTTTCAATAAAACCCTTGCTTGGGGAACAAAATGGGATCTTACCCAGCTTGCTATAGGTACCTATAAAGTTACATCATCTACTGTTAGTAATGGCACGCATATTTATCAAGCAATTCCAGTTAACGTGACCCTATGCGCTACCAATCCTGCTAGGGTAACAATGATTTATACTATGGGATCTACTAACACTGGTAATTTAACTATTAACTTGCCATCCACACCAGAAACAGGACTAATAAACCCTCAATTAACAGTAAAAGGTGCTGGCCAAACTTTTAATCAAACAGTAGCTTGGGGTAATTCATGGCAATTAACTAAGCTTGGTGTAGGTGATTATACTATTACATCTTCAACCTTAAATAATGGTACCCATACTTATCAGGCAAACCCCATTAATACCAGTGTTTCTGCTACTTCAACAACGCCGTTAAAACTTGTTTATAAGCCAGTCAACACTAATCGTCCAAGCTCTTGGACTAATATTAAACATGTTGTCATTATTGTATTTGAAAATGAAAATTCAGGTAACGTATTGAATCAACCATTTTTTAAATCACTAACAACCCGTGGAGCTCATCTAGAGCAATACTCAGCGCTCACGCACCCATCACAACCCAATTATCTTGCTTTAATAAGTGGTAGTACATTTAGCGTTACCGATGATAGTATTCATAATATTAACGCTAAACATCTTGGGAATTTATTAAATGCGAAGGGTTTAAGTTGGAAATCGTATGCTGAAGCCTATCCGGATAATTGCTTCCAAGGATCTAAAAGTGGAACTTATTATCGTAAACACGAACCTTTTATTAACTTTATTAATGTTCAAAACAGTCCAGATGAATGTGCTAAAATTGTACCTGGCGAACAGTTTTTCTCAGATTTAGCTGCAGATAGATTACCTACCTATTCTTTATATGTACCTGATATCAATAATGATGGTCATGACACAGGTATAGCGTTTGCAGATAAATATTTTTCTAAAACCTTTGGCCCGATACTTAATAATGCAAATATAATGAGTAATACTCTTTTTATTATTACCTTCGATGAAGACGATGGCAGTGCTGGCAATAAAATTTATACCACTTTTGTTGGGGCTGGTGTAAAACCAGGTGCTACTAGTACGGTTAAATATACTCATTATAGCACCTTAAAAACTATTGAAGATATCTTTCAATTAGGCACGTTAGGCGTGAATGATCAAAGTGCAGCCGAAATTTTAGATATTTGGGAATTTTAG